One genomic region from Granulimonas faecalis encodes:
- a CDS encoding PTS fructose transporter subunit IIC, protein MAELARKGAKSAKKSQGAVIKEAIFTGVSYMIPVIVGGGVLQGIAKAMGGYDIAQQAAELAYTQFTFAMVLNAIGAAIMNLSVPIIGAYSAYAIAEKPGLAPGFAVGFISVTTQTGFLGALVGGILAGYLVNWMKDLMKKAPKDLQSVFPILLIPVCATLIVCLAMWYVIGVPIAWFMGALTTFLTGLEGGSRFIFGAAIGAMMSIDQGGPIGKATALFTNGLNADGVFGPTASKMCGGMQNPIGICIAMLLGGKKKFAENERQTIVSGLILGCCYIQEYVIPFLVKDPIRVLVCCMCGGAVSGGLAMTFGLESMATHGGVFVVPLMTASADAPFAGPVMFLLCWLAGALVTGVSYALVKAPISATETDTGNPILDNLV, encoded by the coding sequence ATGGCCGAGCTCGCACGCAAGGGCGCCAAGAGCGCCAAGAAGTCCCAGGGCGCCGTCATCAAGGAAGCCATCTTCACCGGCGTCTCGTACATGATCCCCGTCATCGTGGGCGGCGGCGTGCTCCAGGGCATCGCCAAGGCCATGGGCGGCTACGACATCGCCCAGCAGGCCGCCGAGCTCGCCTACACGCAGTTCACCTTCGCCATGGTGCTCAACGCCATCGGCGCCGCCATCATGAACCTCTCGGTGCCCATCATCGGCGCCTACTCGGCCTACGCCATCGCCGAGAAGCCCGGCCTTGCCCCCGGCTTCGCCGTCGGCTTCATCTCCGTCACCACCCAGACGGGCTTCCTGGGCGCCCTCGTGGGCGGCATCCTCGCAGGCTACCTCGTCAACTGGATGAAGGACCTGATGAAGAAGGCGCCCAAGGACCTGCAGTCGGTCTTCCCGATCCTGCTCATCCCCGTGTGCGCCACCCTCATCGTCTGCCTGGCCATGTGGTACGTCATCGGTGTGCCCATCGCCTGGTTCATGGGCGCCCTCACCACGTTCCTCACCGGCCTCGAGGGCGGCAGCCGCTTCATCTTCGGTGCCGCCATCGGCGCCATGATGTCCATCGACCAGGGCGGCCCCATCGGCAAGGCCACCGCGCTCTTCACCAACGGCCTCAACGCCGACGGCGTCTTCGGCCCCACCGCCTCCAAGATGTGCGGCGGCATGCAGAACCCCATCGGCATCTGCATCGCCATGCTCCTCGGCGGCAAGAAGAAGTTCGCCGAGAACGAGCGTCAGACCATCGTCTCCGGTCTCATCCTCGGCTGCTGCTACATCCAGGAGTACGTGATCCCCTTCCTGGTCAAGGACCCCATCCGCGTCCTCGTCTGCTGCATGTGCGGCGGCGCCGTCTCCGGCGGCCTCGCCATGACCTTCGGCCTGGAGTCCATGGCCACCCACGGCGGCGTCTTCGTCGTGCCCCTGATGACCGCCTCCGCCGACGCCCCCTTCGCCGGCCCGGTCATGTTCCTGCTCTGCTGGCTCGCCGGCGCCCTGGTCACCGGCGTCTCCTACGCCCTGGTCAAGGCCCCCATCAGCGCCACCGAGACCGACACGGGCAACCCCATCCTCGACAACCTCGTCTAG
- a CDS encoding PTS fructose transporter subunit IIB: MAKKYIVGVTSCIVGIAHTYMAADALKRAIEAAGCEAKVETQGADGSENAITEEDLARADAAIIAADLKIKGLERFEPVPYISCPTEEVIKDAPSVVAELLEAIG; the protein is encoded by the coding sequence ATGGCCAAGAAGTACATCGTGGGCGTCACGTCGTGCATCGTGGGCATCGCCCACACCTACATGGCCGCCGACGCCCTCAAGCGGGCCATCGAGGCCGCGGGCTGCGAGGCCAAGGTGGAGACCCAGGGTGCCGACGGATCCGAGAACGCCATCACCGAGGAGGACCTCGCCCGCGCCGACGCGGCCATCATCGCCGCCGACCTCAAGATCAAGGGTCTCGAGCGCTTCGAGCCGGTTCCCTACATCTCCTGCCCCACCGAAGAAGTCATCAAGGACGCCCCCTCCGTGGTGGCCGAGCTTTTGGAGGCGATCGGATAA
- a CDS encoding STM3941 family protein, translated as MPSSKKRNCGPTELVIMRDRVKCALTAFMGACVAVAGALALFAPLAPGQDELSIRLWMGAAGLPLGLGVLAWSVDRLVRRPELLAIDERGIRDRSNWMSPGEVAWDEVSAAYILEMGANSYLCLELADVEGFSARLNGRQRKLLEANLTTGFAPVRIQLASVPGGYTCEDALAVVRRLHPGLVRGKKKVKTRAQGRSVAAA; from the coding sequence ATGCCATCTTCTAAGAAACGCAACTGTGGACCCACCGAGCTCGTGATCATGCGCGACCGCGTCAAGTGCGCCCTCACCGCGTTCATGGGCGCATGCGTGGCCGTGGCCGGCGCCCTGGCCCTGTTCGCCCCCCTGGCCCCGGGCCAGGACGAGCTGTCCATCCGCCTGTGGATGGGGGCGGCGGGCCTTCCCCTGGGCCTGGGCGTCCTGGCGTGGAGCGTCGACCGCCTGGTGCGCCGCCCGGAGCTGCTGGCCATCGACGAACGCGGCATCCGCGACCGCTCCAACTGGATGAGCCCGGGCGAGGTCGCCTGGGACGAGGTCTCGGCCGCCTACATCCTGGAGATGGGCGCCAACAGCTACCTGTGCCTGGAGCTCGCCGACGTCGAGGGCTTCTCGGCGCGCCTCAACGGGCGCCAGCGCAAGCTACTCGAGGCCAATCTGACCACGGGCTTCGCCCCCGTGCGCATCCAGCTGGCGAGCGTGCCGGGCGGGTACACCTGCGAGGACGCCCTTGCCGTGGTGCGCCGGCTGCACCCCGGGCTCGTGCGCGGCAAGAAGAAGGTCAAGACCCGCGCCCAGGGCCGCAGCGTAGCCGCCGCCTAG
- a CDS encoding MFS transporter has protein sequence MASLRGRRGILAASTLLLLFLGLIYAYSVVLAPMKELWGWSVSQMTLVFALSIGMFTLGGVAGARMSGRWGTRATFMAAGVLLAAGFVGCSVADGPLAFPITCLCYCALCALGIGLAYDVLIAAVTEWFPDRCGLAQGICLMGFGIGGFLLGPAVSWVYGVVEWRVVLRVLGAAFLCMLWAASAVVVEPAGAGAGAADEGGADGGPLVADRRFRLLYLWLFLVCGAGMAVTGLGRELPASLGADAVTAAFVIGFVNVGSGLGRLVGGGLADRFGAPATIRATSAAMVASILALLGSLGAGSLPMQAVALLACGFSWGVAVIMMTYVCAKVWGAAAMAKNLAAVNTYSIFASLAGSFGAGLLAQATSFSVALGTVCALCVVGVAVGRPLGAAVEGRDGSREAGAVGAGDLVGRLDG, from the coding sequence ATGGCTTCCCTCCGCGGAAGGCGCGGCATCCTCGCCGCGTCCACCCTCCTGCTGCTCTTCCTCGGTCTCATCTACGCCTACTCGGTGGTCCTCGCGCCCATGAAGGAGCTCTGGGGGTGGTCCGTCTCGCAGATGACCCTCGTGTTCGCGCTCTCCATAGGGATGTTCACCCTCGGCGGCGTGGCCGGGGCCAGGATGAGCGGGCGCTGGGGCACCCGGGCCACGTTCATGGCGGCGGGCGTGCTGCTCGCCGCGGGGTTCGTGGGCTGCTCCGTCGCCGACGGGCCGCTGGCGTTCCCGATCACCTGCCTCTGCTACTGCGCGCTCTGCGCCCTGGGGATCGGCCTGGCCTACGACGTGCTCATCGCTGCCGTGACCGAGTGGTTCCCCGACCGCTGCGGGCTCGCCCAGGGCATCTGCCTCATGGGCTTTGGGATCGGCGGGTTCCTGCTGGGGCCGGCCGTGAGCTGGGTCTACGGCGTCGTGGAGTGGCGCGTGGTGCTGAGGGTGCTCGGCGCGGCGTTCCTCTGCATGCTTTGGGCCGCCTCCGCCGTGGTGGTGGAGCCGGCGGGCGCGGGGGCCGGCGCGGCCGATGAGGGCGGCGCAGACGGCGGGCCCCTCGTGGCCGACCGCCGCTTCAGGCTTCTCTACCTGTGGCTCTTCCTGGTGTGCGGCGCCGGCATGGCCGTGACGGGCCTCGGGCGCGAGCTGCCGGCGAGCCTGGGGGCGGACGCCGTGACGGCGGCCTTCGTCATCGGGTTCGTGAACGTGGGGTCGGGCCTCGGGCGCCTTGTGGGCGGCGGGCTGGCGGACCGCTTCGGCGCGCCGGCGACCATCCGCGCCACGTCGGCCGCCATGGTGGCCTCGATCCTGGCGCTGCTCGGGTCCCTTGGCGCCGGAAGCCTTCCGATGCAGGCCGTGGCCCTTCTGGCCTGCGGGTTCTCTTGGGGCGTGGCCGTCATCATGATGACGTACGTGTGCGCCAAGGTGTGGGGGGCCGCCGCCATGGCAAAGAACCTGGCCGCCGTGAACACCTACAGCATCTTCGCCTCCCTGGCGGGCAGCTTTGGCGCCGGGCTCCTCGCCCAGGCGACGTCGTTCTCCGTGGCGCTGGGCACCGTATGCGCGCTGTGCGTGGTGGGGGTGGCCGTGGGCCGGCCCCTAGGCGCGGCCGTGGAGGGGCGCGACGGCTCGCGAGAGGCCGGGGCCGTGGGCGCCGGCGACCTCGTCGGTCGGCTCGACGGGTAG
- a CDS encoding sugar kinase, protein MKVLCLGEPVLRLSPRPPLMLHQTDQLSMAFAGSEVTVAKSLALQGDDVALASVVSSNTLGERSLMELRRFGVDVSRVQRADCRLGVYYVERGGTVRPDRVLYDRDGTAMRDVGRDDFDWDGLLNGVGSFYFSGVVASITSTLGDVVEDALVASKGRGIRTFCDLNFRRGMITPAAARELWGRLLPYVDVVCGSDEDYVGIWEREGFEGDGDQCAAAADRLMTANGIQSLAMNRRDVDAGGLLSVRGMLLSEKGLFRSRSRDVAPMEQSGCGDAFSASIVHGLLNRWDAQHTLDYAVAHAAYKATVEGELSWADEATIERIVTGDARGSIIR, encoded by the coding sequence TTGAAGGTCCTGTGCCTGGGCGAGCCGGTCCTGCGCCTCTCCCCGCGTCCGCCCCTCATGCTCCATCAGACCGACCAGCTCTCCATGGCCTTTGCCGGCTCCGAGGTCACCGTGGCCAAGTCCCTGGCCCTCCAGGGCGACGACGTGGCCCTGGCCTCGGTGGTGTCGTCCAACACGCTGGGGGAGCGCTCCCTCATGGAGCTCCGCCGGTTTGGCGTGGACGTCAGCCGCGTGCAGCGGGCCGACTGCCGCCTGGGCGTCTATTACGTGGAGCGCGGCGGCACCGTGCGCCCCGACCGCGTCCTCTACGACCGCGACGGCACCGCCATGCGCGACGTGGGACGGGACGATTTTGACTGGGACGGCCTGCTCAACGGCGTAGGGTCGTTCTACTTCTCCGGGGTCGTGGCCTCCATCACGTCCACCCTCGGCGACGTGGTGGAAGACGCCCTCGTGGCCTCCAAGGGACGGGGCATCCGCACCTTCTGCGACCTCAACTTCCGCCGCGGCATGATCACGCCTGCAGCCGCCCGCGAGCTTTGGGGGCGGCTGCTGCCCTATGTGGACGTGGTGTGCGGCTCCGACGAGGACTACGTGGGCATCTGGGAGCGGGAGGGCTTTGAGGGCGACGGCGACCAGTGCGCCGCGGCCGCCGACCGGCTCATGACGGCCAACGGCATCCAGTCGCTGGCCATGAACCGCCGCGACGTGGACGCCGGGGGGCTCCTCTCGGTGCGGGGCATGCTGCTCTCCGAGAAGGGCCTGTTCCGCTCGCGCTCCCGCGACGTGGCGCCCATGGAGCAGTCCGGTTGCGGCGACGCCTTCTCGGCCTCCATCGTCCACGGGCTGCTCAACCGCTGGGACGCCCAGCACACGCTGGACTATGCCGTGGCGCACGCCGCCTACAAGGCCACCGTGGAGGGAGAGCTCTCCTGGGCCGACGAGGCCACCATCGAGCGGATCGTCACCGGCGACGCCCGCGGCTCCATCATCCGCTAG
- the thrS gene encoding threonine--tRNA ligase, translating to MSNPISVNLPDGSARELEAGATAADLAASIGAGLAKAALAAKVNGVPQDLAAPLRDGDTVEILTIKSPDALPIVRHSCAHVMAEAVSELFSNVALGIGPDVENGFYYDFQTPDQISSNDFERIEERMRAIIREDKPFVREVVSREQAQEMFADQPLKLELLDDIDASEDVTVYRHGDHLELCRGPHVASAGKIPADSFELQKVAGAYWRGNAENEMLQRVYGVEFATKKELKAYNHMMEEARKRDHRVLGPKLGIFETLDEVGPGLPLFFPKGARIVRTMQEWLRKELYRRGYEEVITPHVYKSDVWKTSGHYDFYKENMYFFNINEGTDEEPRLSEFGVKPMNCPGHVLLYKSNLHSYRDLPLRYFEFGTVYRHELSGAVNGLFRARGFTQDDAHVFCREDQVVDEVESIMDLVDQIMGTFDLTYECEISTRPAHSIGTDEMWEKAESFLKEALEKRGVPYDINEGDGAFYGPKIDVKVKDSIGRTWQCSTIQVDFNLPERFDITYRTADNTQERPWMLHRAIFGSIERFLGILIENYAGALPLWLAPVQAEIVPIADRHLDYAEDVAKRLRAVGGRVEVDTHSEPMRAKIARAQEQKIPYMLVVGDKEAEEGTVSVRERSEGDQGSMAVDEFVKVIADAQV from the coding sequence ATGTCCAACCCCATCTCCGTCAACCTGCCCGACGGCTCCGCCCGCGAGCTCGAGGCCGGCGCCACCGCGGCCGACCTCGCCGCCTCCATCGGCGCCGGCCTGGCCAAGGCCGCCCTCGCCGCCAAGGTCAACGGCGTGCCCCAGGACCTCGCCGCGCCCCTGCGCGACGGCGACACCGTCGAGATCCTCACCATCAAGAGCCCCGACGCCCTGCCCATCGTGCGCCACTCCTGCGCCCACGTCATGGCCGAGGCCGTGAGCGAGCTCTTCTCCAACGTGGCCCTGGGCATCGGCCCCGACGTCGAGAACGGCTTCTACTACGACTTCCAGACGCCGGACCAGATCTCGTCCAACGACTTCGAGCGCATCGAGGAGCGCATGCGCGCCATCATCCGCGAGGACAAGCCCTTCGTGCGGGAGGTCGTCAGCCGCGAGCAGGCCCAGGAGATGTTCGCCGACCAGCCCCTCAAGCTCGAGCTCCTCGACGACATCGACGCCTCCGAGGACGTCACGGTCTATCGTCACGGCGACCACCTCGAGCTCTGCCGCGGCCCGCACGTGGCGAGCGCCGGCAAGATCCCGGCCGACTCCTTCGAGCTGCAGAAGGTGGCCGGCGCCTACTGGCGCGGCAACGCCGAGAACGAGATGCTGCAGCGCGTCTACGGCGTCGAGTTCGCCACCAAGAAGGAGCTCAAGGCCTACAACCACATGATGGAGGAGGCCCGCAAGCGCGACCACCGCGTCCTCGGCCCCAAGCTCGGCATCTTCGAGACGCTCGACGAGGTGGGCCCGGGCCTGCCGCTGTTCTTCCCCAAGGGCGCGCGCATCGTGCGCACGATGCAGGAGTGGCTGCGCAAGGAGCTGTACCGCCGCGGCTACGAGGAGGTCATCACCCCGCACGTCTACAAGTCCGATGTCTGGAAGACCTCCGGCCATTACGACTTCTATAAAGAGAACATGTACTTCTTCAACATCAACGAGGGCACCGACGAGGAGCCGCGCCTCTCGGAGTTCGGCGTGAAGCCCATGAACTGCCCGGGCCACGTGCTGCTCTACAAGAGCAACCTTCACAGCTACCGCGACCTCCCGCTGCGCTACTTCGAGTTTGGCACGGTGTACCGCCACGAGCTCTCCGGCGCCGTCAACGGCCTGTTCCGCGCCCGCGGCTTCACCCAGGACGACGCCCACGTGTTCTGCCGCGAGGACCAGGTGGTGGACGAGGTCGAGAGCATCATGGACCTTGTCGACCAGATCATGGGCACCTTCGACCTCACCTACGAGTGCGAGATCTCCACGCGCCCGGCCCACTCCATCGGCACCGACGAGATGTGGGAGAAGGCCGAGAGCTTCCTCAAGGAGGCCCTCGAGAAGCGCGGCGTGCCCTACGACATCAACGAGGGCGACGGCGCCTTCTACGGCCCCAAGATCGACGTCAAGGTGAAGGACTCCATCGGCCGCACGTGGCAGTGCTCCACCATCCAGGTGGACTTCAACCTGCCCGAGCGTTTCGACATCACCTACCGCACGGCCGACAACACCCAGGAGCGCCCCTGGATGCTGCACCGCGCCATCTTCGGCTCCATCGAGCGCTTCCTGGGCATCCTCATCGAGAACTACGCCGGCGCCCTGCCCCTGTGGCTGGCTCCGGTCCAGGCCGAGATCGTGCCCATCGCCGACCGTCACCTCGACTACGCCGAGGACGTGGCCAAGCGCCTGCGCGCCGTGGGCGGCCGCGTGGAGGTGGATACCCACTCCGAGCCCATGCGCGCCAAGATCGCCCGCGCCCAGGAGCAGAAGATCCCCTACATGCTCGTGGTGGGCGACAAGGAGGCCGAGGAGGGCACCGTCTCCGTGCGCGAGCGCTCCGAAGGCGACCAGGGCTCCATGGCCGTGGACGAGTTCGTGAAGGTCATCGCCGACGCCCAGGTGTAG
- a CDS encoding YbaN family protein, translating into MIVKKLPFLVLGFVGLGLGFVGAVLPLIPAFPFLMLAAYSFARCSERLDRWFRGTRLYCDNLEDLVGGRGMTRAARRRVMGAVTLVMAVGFTLMALKGLVVPCTVLFAVWLGHMLYFAFGVRHREEDGEAAAA; encoded by the coding sequence ATGATCGTTAAGAAACTGCCGTTCCTCGTGCTCGGGTTCGTCGGGCTCGGCCTGGGGTTCGTGGGGGCGGTGCTGCCGCTCATCCCCGCGTTCCCGTTCCTCATGCTGGCGGCGTACTCGTTCGCCCGTTGCTCCGAGCGTCTTGACCGCTGGTTCCGCGGCACGCGCCTCTACTGCGACAACCTGGAGGACCTCGTGGGCGGCCGAGGCATGACCCGTGCGGCGCGCCGCCGCGTCATGGGCGCCGTCACGCTGGTCATGGCCGTGGGCTTCACCCTCATGGCGCTGAAGGGCCTCGTGGTGCCGTGCACCGTCCTGTTCGCCGTGTGGCTGGGCCACATGCTGTACTTCGCCTTTGGCGTGAGGCACCGCGAGGAGGACGGGGAGGCCGCCGCAGCGTAG
- a CDS encoding nitrous oxide-stimulated promoter family protein, which yields MAAVGNARRPADAVEARRAREQEVVSQMIGIWCHARHGTARGELCDECAELEAYARARSERCPFMETKTFCSNCHVHCYRAEMRERIREVMRFSGPRMLLHRPVMACRHVVESRREKRVIEREMRDDR from the coding sequence ATGGCCGCCGTCGGGAACGCCCGCCGGCCCGCGGACGCCGTGGAGGCCAGGCGCGCCCGGGAGCAGGAGGTCGTCTCGCAGATGATCGGCATCTGGTGCCACGCCAGGCACGGCACCGCCCGCGGCGAGCTCTGCGACGAGTGTGCCGAGCTGGAGGCCTACGCCCGCGCCCGGAGCGAGCGGTGCCCCTTCATGGAGACCAAGACGTTCTGCTCCAACTGCCACGTCCACTGCTACCGGGCGGAGATGCGCGAGCGCATCCGGGAGGTCATGCGGTTCTCGGGACCCCGCATGCTCCTGCACAGGCCGGTCATGGCCTGCCGCCACGTGGTCGAGTCCCGCAGGGAGAAGAGGGTAATCGAGAGGGAGATGAGAGATGATCGTTAA
- a CDS encoding ABC transporter ATP-binding protein/permease, translating to MLAPVTFHRFALANLSRRKTDRKVPPQMIDRRLIAVAAAAVVRLLCTAASSRQSHLSSAEVKLRLRDLIYRKLLALGPRYRSVVSTSEVVQVAVEGVDQLETYFGAYLSQFFCAMLAPVTLFAVLRFVNVPAAAVLLVCVPLIPAAIAAVQTWAKRLLGTYWGRYTSLGDTFLENLQGLTTLKVYRADAFKQREMNEEAERFRRVTMRVLTMQLNSITIMDLVAFCGAAAGTWVAVTQFQAGAVGLAGVLFTVLVAADFFIPMRQLGSFFHIAMNGMAASEKIFRLLDADVPADGTLPVPDEGPIVARGLSFTYPGAEGPTLRDLDIEVPRGSFTAVVGRSGSGKSTLLKLFMRFWDVRGGSVAVSGTEVADVDTDNLRDLEGYMTQDTHLFHDSIRNNLRIARLDATDDEIEAACRAASVHDFVAGLPQGYDTPVGELGDTLSGGERQRLGLARAFLHDAPFLLLDEPTSNLDSLNEAQVLKSLAEGRDGRTVLLVSHRESTMRVADRVFSVEDGRLS from the coding sequence TTGTTGGCCCCGGTTACCTTTCATCGGTTCGCTCTGGCTAACTTGTCGCGCCGAAAAACGGACCGAAAGGTACCTCCGCAGATGATCGACAGGCGCCTCATCGCCGTTGCGGCCGCGGCCGTGGTGCGCCTCCTCTGCACCGCCGCGTCGTCGCGTCAGAGCCATCTGTCCTCGGCCGAGGTCAAGCTGCGCCTGCGCGACCTCATCTACCGCAAGCTCCTCGCCCTGGGTCCCCGCTACCGCTCGGTGGTGTCCACCTCCGAAGTCGTGCAGGTGGCCGTGGAGGGTGTGGACCAGCTGGAGACGTACTTCGGCGCCTACCTCTCGCAGTTCTTCTGCGCCATGCTCGCCCCCGTCACGCTCTTCGCGGTGCTGCGCTTTGTGAACGTGCCGGCCGCCGCCGTGCTGCTCGTGTGCGTGCCGCTCATCCCGGCCGCCATCGCCGCGGTGCAGACCTGGGCCAAGAGGCTCCTCGGCACCTACTGGGGCCGGTACACCTCCCTCGGCGACACGTTCCTCGAGAACCTCCAGGGCCTCACCACGCTCAAGGTCTACCGCGCCGACGCCTTCAAGCAGCGCGAGATGAACGAGGAGGCCGAGCGCTTCCGCCGCGTCACCATGCGCGTGCTCACCATGCAGCTCAACTCCATCACCATCATGGACCTCGTGGCGTTCTGCGGCGCGGCCGCCGGCACCTGGGTCGCCGTGACGCAGTTCCAGGCCGGCGCCGTGGGTCTCGCCGGCGTGCTCTTCACCGTCCTCGTGGCCGCCGACTTCTTCATCCCCATGCGCCAGCTGGGCAGCTTCTTCCACATCGCCATGAACGGCATGGCGGCGTCCGAGAAGATCTTCCGCCTGCTCGACGCCGACGTCCCGGCCGACGGCACCCTTCCCGTGCCGGACGAGGGCCCCATCGTCGCCCGGGGCCTCTCGTTCACCTACCCCGGCGCCGAGGGGCCCACCCTTCGCGACCTGGACATCGAGGTGCCCCGTGGCTCGTTCACGGCCGTGGTGGGGCGCTCCGGCTCCGGCAAGTCCACGCTGCTCAAGCTGTTCATGAGGTTCTGGGACGTGCGGGGCGGCTCCGTGGCGGTCTCGGGCACCGAGGTGGCCGACGTCGACACCGACAACCTGCGCGACCTCGAGGGCTACATGACCCAGGACACGCACCTGTTCCACGACAGCATCCGCAACAACCTGCGCATCGCCAGGCTGGACGCCACCGACGACGAGATCGAGGCCGCCTGCCGCGCCGCGTCGGTTCACGACTTCGTCGCCGGCCTGCCCCAGGGCTACGACACGCCGGTGGGCGAGCTCGGCGACACGCTCTCGGGCGGGGAGCGCCAGCGCCTGGGCCTGGCCCGCGCGTTCCTCCACGACGCGCCGTTCCTGCTGCTGGACGAGCCCACGAGCAACCTCGACAGCCTCAACGAGGCCCAGGTGCTGAAGTCGCTCGCCGAGGGGCGCGACGGCCGCACGGTGCTGCTCGTGAGCCACCGCGAGTCCACCATGCGCGTGGCTGACCGGGTCTTCTCCGTCGAGGACGGGAGGTTGAGCTGA
- the nth gene encoding endonuclease III, translating to MPRETMAQKRERAAEVERRMFEVYGEGACSLDYTDPFRLTVAVVLSAQCTDAAVNKVTPLLWERFPEPADLAAADTAQIEEIIRPLGFYRAKAAKLKGLAQMSVSEFGGTVPQDIDELQRLPGVGRKTANCVMCQAFRDPQGIAVDTHVYRIAHRLKFCGPSANTPDKVEAALLKVYPREQWLYINHQWVHFGREYCRARNPRCSECFVADICPSAGKC from the coding sequence ATGCCCCGCGAGACCATGGCCCAGAAGCGCGAGCGTGCCGCCGAGGTGGAGCGCCGCATGTTCGAGGTGTACGGCGAGGGGGCCTGCTCCCTGGACTATACCGACCCGTTCCGCCTCACCGTCGCCGTGGTCCTCTCGGCCCAGTGCACCGACGCCGCCGTCAACAAGGTGACGCCGCTGCTGTGGGAGCGGTTCCCCGAGCCCGCCGACCTCGCCGCCGCGGACACCGCCCAGATCGAGGAGATCATCCGGCCCCTGGGCTTCTACCGCGCCAAGGCCGCCAAGCTCAAGGGCCTCGCGCAGATGAGCGTCTCGGAGTTCGGCGGGACCGTGCCCCAGGACATCGACGAGCTCCAGCGCCTCCCCGGCGTGGGCCGCAAGACCGCCAACTGCGTCATGTGCCAGGCGTTCAGGGACCCCCAGGGCATCGCCGTCGACACCCACGTGTACCGCATCGCCCACCGGCTCAAGTTCTGCGGCCCCTCGGCCAACACGCCCGACAAGGTGGAGGCGGCACTGCTCAAGGTCTACCCCCGCGAGCAGTGGCTCTACATCAACCACCAGTGGGTGCACTTTGGCCGCGAGTACTGCCGCGCGCGCAACCCGCGGTGCTCCGAGTGCTTCGTGGCGGACATCTGCCCGAGCGCCGGCAAGTGCTGA
- a CDS encoding zinc ribbon domain-containing protein, which produces MQDLLDQIITPEVRMVLYLMLACVVMLYLLSIVYVIRDAQRRGAEPWWLWAIISVVPIVGLLAYVILRPSSYLVDREEQDLDIALREHQLSHYGICPKCGTPIDRDFIVCPICNTQVRNVCPTCHRPLNADWKVCPYCRTRIQ; this is translated from the coding sequence ATGCAGGACCTGCTCGATCAGATAATCACGCCCGAGGTCCGCATGGTCCTCTACCTCATGCTCGCCTGCGTGGTCATGCTCTACCTGCTCTCCATCGTCTACGTCATCCGCGACGCCCAGCGCCGCGGCGCCGAGCCCTGGTGGCTGTGGGCCATCATCTCGGTGGTTCCCATCGTGGGCCTGCTCGCCTACGTCATCCTGCGCCCCAGCAGCTACCTGGTGGACCGCGAGGAGCAGGACCTCGACATCGCCCTGCGCGAGCACCAGCTGTCCCACTACGGCATCTGCCCCAAGTGCGGCACGCCCATCGACCGCGACTTCATCGTCTGCCCCATCTGCAACACGCAGGTGCGCAACGTCTGCCCCACGTGCCACCGTCCGCTCAACGCCGACTGGAAGGTGTGCCCCTACTGCCGCACCCGCATCCAGTAG